Proteins encoded together in one Vicinamibacterales bacterium window:
- a CDS encoding enoyl-CoA hydratase: MTFNRPKARNALTWDMYDALVTACDTAEAAADVRVLIIRGAGGAFAAGTDISQFREFANGDAGVAYERRLDAVIDRIERVRIPTIAEVDGAAVGGGCAIAMACDLRICSERASFGVPVARTLGNCLSIANTARMVDLLGVALTKELLLTGRLVDATEAYQRGLATMVLPVEQLEGETIKIAAELSTRAPSTIMATKAMLLRLREHRRPAAAAADDILRACYGSADFQEGVAAFLEGRKPRFGV; this comes from the coding sequence GTGACATTCAATCGTCCTAAGGCGCGCAACGCGCTGACGTGGGACATGTACGACGCGCTCGTCACCGCGTGCGACACCGCCGAGGCGGCCGCCGACGTGCGCGTCCTCATCATACGCGGAGCCGGGGGCGCCTTCGCCGCCGGGACCGACATCTCGCAGTTCCGCGAGTTCGCCAACGGTGACGCCGGCGTCGCCTACGAACGCCGGCTCGACGCGGTGATCGATCGCATCGAGCGCGTCCGCATCCCGACCATCGCCGAAGTGGACGGCGCCGCCGTCGGCGGCGGCTGCGCGATCGCGATGGCCTGCGACCTTCGCATCTGCTCCGAGCGGGCCAGTTTCGGCGTGCCGGTGGCCCGCACGCTGGGCAACTGCCTGTCGATCGCGAATACGGCGCGGATGGTGGACCTGCTGGGCGTGGCGTTGACGAAAGAGCTGTTGCTGACCGGCCGCCTGGTTGACGCGACCGAGGCCTACCAGCGCGGCCTGGCCACCATGGTCTTGCCGGTGGAGCAACTGGAAGGGGAAACCATCAAGATCGCCGCCGAGCTCTCGACGCGAGCGCCGAGCACGATCATGGCGACCAAGGCCATGCTGTTGCGGTTGCGCGAGCATCGCCGGCCGGCGGCGGCGGCGGCCGACGACATCCTGCGGGCGTGCTATGGCAGCGCCGACTTCCAGGAGGGCGTCGCGGCGTTCCTCGAAGGCCGCAAGCCACGTTTCGGGGTCTGA
- a CDS encoding DSD1 family PLP-dependent enzyme, translating into MQFRGDIPTPALLLDLDAFESNIATMAAHLRKRGKAFRPHGKTHKCPQVARALINAGAVGCCAARLSEAEVFADHGIPGLLITTAVIGRAKIARAVALAARAPDTIFCVDDADNVHELNAAAKAAGVKVEVAIDLYFGRTGVLPGEPALALARVIASLPGLNLAGLQSYDGDAAHTTPFEARRARTDGSMARAAETRMLIERDGIPCPMVTGGSTGTYRFDSENPGVTELQPGSFVFMDIDYGRIGGPDGAEYRDFKNALTVVTTVVSTPPGFAIVDGGYKAFSTDRPFTPAAVDLPGITYGWAGDEHGRLNLAGASRALKLGDRIEFIPPHCDPTVNLYDHLYALRGDRLEGVWSIAARGKSQ; encoded by the coding sequence ATGCAATTCCGCGGCGACATCCCCACTCCTGCCCTCCTGCTCGATCTCGATGCGTTTGAATCGAACATCGCGACCATGGCCGCGCACCTCCGGAAGCGAGGCAAGGCTTTTCGCCCGCACGGCAAGACCCACAAGTGCCCGCAGGTGGCCCGCGCACTGATCAATGCCGGCGCCGTGGGCTGCTGCGCGGCGCGGCTCAGCGAGGCGGAGGTGTTCGCCGACCACGGCATCCCCGGCCTGCTGATCACGACGGCGGTGATTGGCCGCGCCAAGATCGCCCGCGCCGTCGCGCTGGCGGCGCGGGCGCCCGACACCATTTTCTGTGTTGACGATGCGGACAATGTCCACGAGCTGAACGCGGCGGCGAAAGCGGCCGGCGTGAAGGTCGAGGTCGCGATCGATCTGTACTTCGGCCGCACCGGCGTCCTGCCCGGGGAGCCCGCGCTGGCGCTTGCCAGGGTGATCGCCTCGCTACCCGGCCTGAACCTCGCCGGCTTGCAGTCCTACGACGGCGACGCCGCGCACACCACGCCGTTCGAGGCGCGGCGGGCGCGCACGGACGGCTCGATGGCCAGGGCCGCCGAGACGCGGATGCTGATCGAACGTGACGGCATCCCGTGTCCAATGGTCACGGGTGGATCCACGGGCACCTACCGGTTCGACTCCGAAAACCCGGGCGTGACCGAGCTGCAGCCGGGCAGCTTCGTGTTCATGGACATCGACTACGGGCGCATCGGCGGACCCGACGGTGCCGAGTACCGCGACTTCAAGAACGCGCTGACCGTGGTCACCACCGTGGTCTCGACGCCGCCCGGTTTTGCCATCGTTGACGGCGGCTACAAGGCGTTCTCCACCGATCGACCGTTCACGCCGGCAGCGGTGGACCTGCCGGGAATCACCTATGGGTGGGCGGGCGACGAACACGGTCGGTTGAACCTGGCCGGCGCGTCCCGCGCGCTCAAGCTCGGCGACCGCATTGAGTTCATTCCCCCGCACTGCGATCCGACGGTGAACCTGTACGACCACCTCTACGCCCTGCGCGGCGACCGCCTCGAGGGCGTGTGGTCGATCGCGGCGCGCGGCAAGAGCCAGTAG
- a CDS encoding CoA transferase, protein MSQARLLEGIVVLDTTQVMAGPYCAMLLADMGARVIKVEPPAGDSTRAMAGARGNDSAAFNAVNRGKLGIVLDLTKEKGREVFTRMARGADILVENYRPGVMGRLGLDYAALSAENPRLIYASISGHGQTGPWASKGGFDLIAQGLSGIMSVTGAPDGPPVKAGVPITDLGAGLFALIGILGALHHRAQSGRGQHIDTSLVDAGLALSVWEVTDYFTSGQVPGPLGSAHRMTAPYQAFRCADGHITVGAANNRNFAKLAELLGHAEWITDSRFSTDHVRVQHRTELAALIDAITATAPRAEWLERLDAAGIPCGAILDYEDALTTPQALAREMTVDVDHPTLGRLRTLGTPIKMSATPLNPRGRGPMLGEHTDAVLAEMGYSGDEIEQFRYAGVVM, encoded by the coding sequence ATGTCCCAGGCTAGGTTGCTCGAAGGCATAGTGGTTCTCGATACGACGCAGGTCATGGCCGGCCCGTATTGCGCGATGTTACTGGCGGACATGGGCGCGCGCGTGATCAAAGTGGAGCCGCCCGCCGGCGACTCGACGCGGGCCATGGCCGGCGCCAGGGGTAACGACAGCGCCGCGTTCAACGCCGTGAACCGCGGCAAGCTGGGCATTGTGCTCGATCTCACGAAAGAGAAGGGCCGCGAAGTGTTCACGCGCATGGCCCGCGGCGCCGACATCCTCGTGGAGAACTACCGGCCCGGGGTGATGGGGCGGCTCGGCCTGGACTATGCGGCCCTGTCGGCGGAGAACCCGCGGCTGATCTACGCCTCGATCTCCGGGCACGGCCAGACCGGGCCGTGGGCGTCAAAGGGCGGCTTCGACCTGATCGCGCAAGGCCTGTCTGGCATCATGTCCGTCACCGGCGCGCCCGACGGTCCGCCGGTCAAGGCCGGCGTGCCGATCACCGACCTCGGCGCGGGGCTGTTTGCGCTGATCGGCATCCTCGGCGCGCTGCACCACCGGGCGCAATCCGGGCGCGGCCAGCACATCGATACCTCCCTCGTGGATGCCGGGCTCGCCTTGTCCGTGTGGGAGGTCACCGACTACTTCACCAGCGGACAGGTGCCCGGGCCCCTCGGGTCGGCGCACCGGATGACCGCGCCCTACCAGGCGTTCCGCTGTGCCGACGGGCACATCACCGTGGGCGCCGCCAATAACCGCAATTTCGCCAAGCTGGCCGAGCTGCTCGGGCATGCCGAGTGGATCACCGACTCGCGGTTCTCCACCGACCACGTGCGCGTGCAGCACCGGACCGAGCTGGCGGCCCTGATTGACGCAATCACCGCGACCGCGCCCCGCGCGGAGTGGCTCGAGCGGCTGGACGCCGCCGGCATCCCGTGCGGTGCGATCCTCGACTACGAGGACGCGCTGACGACGCCGCAGGCGCTGGCGCGGGAGATGACCGTGGACGTCGATCATCCGACGCTCGGGCGCTTGCGCACGCTGGGCACGCCCATCAAGATGTCGGCCACGCCGCTCAATCCGCGCGGGCGCGGGCCGATGCTGGGCGAGCATACCGACGCGGTGTTGGCCGAGATGGGATACAGCGGGGACGAGATCGAGCAGTTCCGCTACGCCGGCGTCGTCATGTAG
- a CDS encoding FAD-linked oxidase C-terminal domain-containing protein, whose translation MAALQRELEAVIDGEVRFDRVSRALYSTDASVYQIEPLGVVIPRSAEAVVQAVNIAARHGVSITPRGGGTSQAGQAIGAGLVLDTSKHLNRILEINADERWARVEPGVVLDDLNAELRRFNLRFAPDVSSASRATIGGMMANNSSGARSVVYGKTIDHVREQRVVLSDGRLVHLRPLTAAQLDEARQGDSIEARAYRTVPELGRRHAAEIERRFPKVLRRVGGYNLDAFVGPDRPVDLTRILVGSEGTLGFIVEAKIGLVALPASKAVLTVEFDELLEALGATPLILAHQPSAVEVMDDFILSHAQGHAVLEAQRRSMIDRDGSALLCVEFYGDPEGPAKAGHHMDQLTERMNAVERDLRGAGISCRCRQIVDPAAQQRIWSFREAALGLSTAMKSDGKAISFVEDTAVAPEKLRDYIDRFVGIVRRHDTVAGVYAHASVGCLHVRPVVNLKTARGVATFEAIASEVADLVLEFGGALSGEHGDGLVRGAFNERMFGAELYQAFRDVKRTFDPNSLFNPGRIVDTPPITSHLRFGAGYETPSPATFFDYSEHGGFGRAVEMCSGVGLCRKTRDGTMCPSYMVTRDEAHSTRGRANVLRLAMTGRLGEAALTDQGVHEVLDLCLECRACKSECPVGVDVARFKSEFLADYWERHGLSAGALVFGNARSAAEWGSRLAPLSNAISGSAPARWMAEAALGLDRRRQLPRWTRRTLRKRLARHHSPVSEPKAALFADTFTEFEDPDIGVAAVEVLDASGLGATLAPNVCCGRPLISQGLLREARRQAAANVHALYDLAARGTAIVFVEPSCLSAVREDAPGLLRGELQRRAQVIARASVLFEEYLERELAAGRARLPLKSGPARIQLHPHCHQRSMGLAAPAKALLARIPGAQVTDLEAGCCGMAGSFGYSRDHYDVSQAIGERKLLPAARALDDQSTLVAGGTSCRHQVAHFTGVRAVHPAVLLSSLLARSG comes from the coding sequence ATGGCAGCCCTCCAACGCGAACTCGAAGCCGTCATCGATGGCGAGGTGCGGTTCGATCGGGTCTCGCGCGCGCTCTACTCGACCGACGCCAGCGTCTACCAGATCGAGCCGCTTGGCGTCGTCATCCCCCGCTCCGCTGAAGCCGTGGTGCAGGCGGTGAACATCGCGGCCCGGCACGGCGTGTCGATCACCCCTCGCGGCGGCGGCACCTCGCAGGCCGGCCAGGCGATCGGCGCCGGCCTGGTGCTCGACACCTCCAAGCACCTCAACCGCATCCTCGAGATCAACGCCGACGAGCGGTGGGCGCGCGTCGAACCCGGCGTGGTGCTCGACGACCTGAACGCCGAACTGCGGCGGTTCAACCTGCGCTTCGCCCCCGATGTGTCGTCGGCCAGCCGCGCCACCATCGGCGGCATGATGGCCAACAACTCGAGCGGCGCCCGGTCGGTCGTCTACGGCAAGACCATCGATCACGTCCGCGAGCAGCGGGTCGTGCTGTCGGATGGACGGCTCGTCCACCTGCGGCCCCTGACCGCCGCGCAACTGGATGAGGCGCGGCAAGGCGACAGCATCGAGGCCCGCGCCTATCGGACCGTGCCGGAGCTCGGCCGCCGCCACGCTGCCGAGATCGAGCGGCGGTTCCCCAAGGTCCTGCGCCGCGTCGGCGGCTACAACCTCGACGCCTTCGTCGGTCCGGATCGTCCCGTCGATCTCACCCGCATCCTCGTCGGCTCGGAGGGCACACTGGGCTTCATCGTCGAGGCCAAGATCGGGCTGGTAGCCCTGCCCGCGAGCAAGGCCGTGCTCACCGTCGAGTTCGACGAGTTGCTCGAGGCCCTGGGCGCCACGCCGCTGATCCTCGCGCACCAGCCGTCCGCGGTCGAGGTGATGGACGACTTCATCCTGAGCCACGCCCAGGGTCACGCGGTGCTCGAGGCGCAGCGGCGCTCGATGATCGACCGCGACGGGTCGGCGCTCCTGTGCGTCGAGTTTTACGGCGATCCAGAAGGTCCGGCTAAAGCCGGACACCACATGGACCAGCTGACGGAACGGATGAATGCAGTCGAACGCGACCTCAGGGGCGCGGGCATTTCCTGCCGCTGCCGGCAGATCGTCGACCCCGCCGCGCAGCAGCGGATCTGGAGCTTCCGCGAAGCCGCGCTCGGGCTGTCCACGGCGATGAAGTCGGACGGCAAGGCGATTTCCTTTGTCGAAGACACCGCCGTCGCACCGGAGAAGCTTCGCGACTACATCGATCGCTTCGTCGGCATCGTCCGGCGGCACGACACCGTGGCCGGCGTCTACGCCCACGCCTCGGTCGGCTGCCTGCACGTCCGGCCGGTCGTCAACCTCAAGACCGCGCGGGGAGTCGCCACTTTCGAGGCAATTGCCAGCGAGGTTGCCGACCTGGTCCTCGAGTTTGGCGGCGCGCTGTCGGGCGAGCACGGTGACGGCCTCGTGCGCGGCGCCTTCAACGAGCGGATGTTCGGCGCGGAGCTCTACCAGGCCTTCCGCGACGTCAAGCGCACGTTCGATCCCAACAGCCTCTTCAATCCCGGCCGCATCGTTGACACGCCGCCGATTACCTCGCACCTGCGGTTCGGCGCCGGATACGAGACGCCCAGCCCGGCCACGTTCTTCGATTACTCGGAGCACGGCGGGTTCGGCCGCGCGGTGGAAATGTGCAGCGGCGTCGGCCTGTGCCGCAAGACCCGCGACGGGACGATGTGCCCGTCGTACATGGTGACGCGCGACGAAGCGCATTCAACCCGCGGGCGCGCCAACGTGTTGCGGCTGGCGATGACCGGCCGCCTAGGCGAGGCGGCGCTCACGGACCAGGGCGTGCACGAGGTGCTCGACCTGTGCCTGGAATGCCGCGCCTGTAAGTCCGAGTGTCCGGTGGGCGTCGATGTCGCCAGGTTCAAGAGCGAGTTCCTGGCTGATTACTGGGAGCGTCACGGCCTGTCCGCAGGCGCGCTGGTGTTCGGCAACGCGCGGTCGGCCGCGGAGTGGGGCAGCCGGCTGGCGCCGCTGTCGAACGCGATCAGCGGCAGCGCGCCGGCGAGGTGGATGGCGGAGGCGGCGTTGGGCCTCGATCGCCGCCGCCAACTGCCGCGGTGGACGCGCCGCACGTTGCGAAAGCGGCTGGCTCGCCATCACTCGCCGGTCAGCGAACCGAAGGCGGCCCTGTTCGCCGATACCTTCACCGAGTTCGAGGATCCGGACATCGGCGTCGCGGCGGTCGAGGTACTCGACGCCTCCGGCCTCGGCGCCACGCTGGCGCCCAACGTCTGCTGCGGGCGGCCGCTGATTTCGCAGGGGCTGCTGCGCGAAGCACGGCGGCAAGCCGCGGCCAACGTTCACGCGCTCTACGACCTCGCCGCGCGCGGCACCGCAATCGTGTTCGTCGAGCCCAGCTGCCTGTCGGCGGTGCGAGAAGACGCGCCCGGCCTGCTGCGCGGCGAGTTGCAGCGCCGCGCGCAGGTGATTGCGCGGGCGTCGGTGCTGTTCGAGGAATATCTCGAACGGGAGCTGGCGGCCGGTCGCGCGCGGTTGCCGCTCAAGAGCGGACCGGCCCGGATCCAATTGCATCCGCACTGTCATCAGCGGTCGATGGGCCTGGCGGCGCCGGCCAAGGCGCTGCTCGCCCGCATCCCCGGCGCGCAGGTCACCGACCTCGAGGCCGGGTGCTGCGGCATGGCGGGGTCATTCGGCTATTCCAGGGATCATTACGACGTGTCGCAGGCGATCGGCGAGCGCAAGCTGCTGCCCGCCGCCCGCGCTCTCGACGATCAATCCACCCTGGTCGCCGGCGGCACCTCGTGCCGGCACCAGGTCGCCCACTTCACGGGGGTGCGCGCCGTGCACCCGGCCGTCCTGCTCAGCTCGCTGCTGGCGCGGTCCGGCTAA
- a CDS encoding SLC13 family permease, giving the protein MNLAWISLVALVIAVTLSIVTSVNVGVVSLAFAWIVGVYLGGMPLNSVIGAFPIQLFLTLVGVTLLFGIANINGTLGRIATRAVQLCRGNAGVIPVMFFLIALGLSSIGPGNIGTTAILAPMAMAVGGRAMVPPFLMALMVGNGAQAGALSPFAPTGVIVNGIMDRIGLPGHELQTYANNLLAHVVVTFAAYFLFGGWKLFTKRPVERLVSQSDQAGARGDTELVEAEPFEAIHWITLAILTTLVIVVVVFKMQVGMAALTGAAILSLLRPGHEKEALKKMPWGVVIMVCGVTVLIGVLEKTQGMSLFADLLAKISTPGTVTLTIAFVTGVVSAYSSTSGVVLPAFLPTVPALATQLGADPLAIASAMNVGGHLVDLSPLSTIGALCIAALPPEGDSKKLFNQLLAWGLSMMVVGALICWVLF; this is encoded by the coding sequence ATGAACCTTGCGTGGATTTCGCTGGTGGCGCTGGTGATTGCCGTCACGCTCAGTATCGTGACCAGCGTCAACGTCGGCGTGGTCTCGCTCGCCTTCGCGTGGATCGTCGGCGTGTATCTCGGCGGCATGCCGCTCAATTCGGTGATCGGCGCCTTCCCCATCCAGCTGTTCCTCACGCTGGTCGGCGTGACGCTGCTGTTCGGCATCGCCAATATCAACGGTACGCTCGGGCGAATCGCGACCCGCGCGGTGCAGTTGTGCCGCGGCAACGCCGGGGTGATTCCAGTGATGTTCTTCCTGATCGCCCTGGGCCTCTCCAGCATCGGACCGGGCAACATCGGGACGACGGCGATCCTGGCGCCGATGGCGATGGCGGTGGGCGGGCGCGCGATGGTGCCGCCCTTCCTGATGGCGTTGATGGTCGGCAACGGCGCGCAGGCCGGCGCCCTCTCGCCCTTTGCCCCGACCGGCGTGATCGTCAACGGCATCATGGACCGCATCGGCCTGCCGGGGCATGAGCTCCAGACCTACGCCAACAACCTGCTGGCCCACGTGGTGGTCACCTTTGCCGCGTATTTCCTGTTCGGGGGGTGGAAGCTCTTCACCAAGCGGCCGGTCGAACGCCTGGTCTCACAGAGCGACCAGGCCGGTGCGCGCGGAGACACCGAACTGGTCGAGGCCGAACCGTTCGAGGCCATCCACTGGATCACGCTGGCCATCCTGACCACGCTCGTCATCGTCGTCGTGGTGTTCAAGATGCAGGTCGGCATGGCGGCGCTGACCGGCGCGGCCATCCTCTCCCTGCTCCGGCCCGGTCACGAGAAGGAGGCCCTGAAGAAAATGCCGTGGGGCGTCGTGATCATGGTGTGCGGCGTCACCGTCCTGATCGGCGTGCTGGAAAAGACCCAGGGCATGTCGCTGTTTGCCGACCTGCTCGCGAAGATCTCGACACCGGGCACCGTCACGCTGACGATTGCGTTCGTGACGGGCGTGGTCTCGGCCTATAGCAGCACCTCGGGGGTCGTGCTGCCGGCGTTCCTCCCCACGGTGCCCGCGCTGGCCACGCAGCTCGGCGCGGATCCGCTCGCCATCGCCTCGGCCATGAACGTGGGCGGCCACCTGGTGGACCTGTCGCCGCTGTCAACGATCGGCGCGCTGTGCATCGCCGCCCTGCCGCCTGAAGGCGATTCGAAAAAGCTGTTCAACCAGCTCCTGGCGTGGGGGTTGTCGATGATGGTGGTGGGCGCGCTGATCTGCTGGGTGCTGTTCTAG